One Nostoc punctiforme PCC 73102 DNA window includes the following coding sequences:
- a CDS encoding response regulator transcription factor → MKKVLLVEDSLTESEKMTRYLEQGGYSVYEVRSGEEAQLRLKQQKPDLILLDLILPGQSGFEFCRKLKADPTTKGIPVVICSTKNTDVDRTWGNMSGADGYLVKPVDENTLLQTVSKFIR, encoded by the coding sequence ATGAAAAAAGTTCTTTTAGTTGAAGATAGCCTCACAGAATCCGAAAAGATGACACGTTACCTAGAGCAAGGAGGATATTCAGTTTATGAAGTTCGTAGTGGTGAAGAGGCTCAACTGCGGTTGAAACAACAAAAACCTGACTTGATCTTACTGGATTTGATTTTGCCAGGCCAAAGTGGATTTGAGTTCTGCCGCAAGTTGAAAGCCGATCCGACAACAAAAGGAATTCCGGTAGTGATTTGCTCAACTAAAAACACAGATGTTGATAGAACTTGGGGCAATATGAGTGGCGCTGATGGCTATTTAGTCAAACCTGTAGACGAAAATACCTTGCTCCAAACTGTTAGTAAATTTATTCGCTAA
- a CDS encoding chemotaxis protein CheW has product MVQSNDRFSSLPINSQFRLENSTQGNNQRFLRFPLNGKVNGLLPLADLRGVIQVALTEILPVPQVAEFLLGIMNWRGEAIWILDLAGLLGATHWCRRESVRNSGMAMLVQVQNQTVGLLVEQVNTIEVHDPQERLEISTSMLPGRLGSFLQGYFVDSQGSPLMLLDTQVVIQALQPL; this is encoded by the coding sequence ATGGTACAGAGCAACGATCGCTTTTCTTCGCTACCCATTAATAGCCAATTTCGACTTGAAAACTCTACCCAAGGAAACAACCAGAGATTTTTAAGATTTCCGTTGAATGGAAAGGTAAATGGGTTACTCCCATTAGCTGATTTGCGGGGAGTAATTCAGGTTGCACTGACCGAGATTTTACCAGTACCGCAGGTAGCAGAATTCCTGTTAGGCATAATGAATTGGCGGGGAGAAGCGATCTGGATTCTTGATTTAGCAGGTTTGTTGGGGGCAACACACTGGTGTCGGCGGGAAAGTGTGCGTAACTCTGGCATGGCGATGCTTGTTCAAGTCCAGAATCAAACCGTCGGGCTGTTGGTAGAGCAAGTCAATACCATTGAAGTTCACGATCCCCAAGAGCGGTTAGAGATTTCGACATCGATGTTACCTGGCCGACTAGGCTCATTCTTACAGGGTTACTTTGTGGATTCTCAAGGTAGCCCTTTGATGTTACTTGACACCCAGGTTGTGATTCAAGCCCTTCAGCCTCTTTAA
- a CDS encoding GAF domain-containing protein, which translates to MVMHTPSQPRSNSSNGYKETDNGHTVDVPAKQQITSALEELRNELDQADWVETGPLRERIRKLKELLSALPYQEGGDGLEVEQVQAIASKIRQFSDLDTLLATVVIEVQSALQADRVVLYEFTNPTLGIVVAEGMRDGFTPMLKEKLPAVTFGLGSAKLYQQEKLAAIADTYTASLSPYQKQLVDRFQIRACVSLPILAKDGVWGLLVVQQCTAARQWQNAEIQLLKLIEQELEAQLQVAAIQATLQQEVEKDQILVGVANKILQSKDADTIFRVATQEVRQSLKCDRVAIYRFQPDWSGEFVAESVGSEWVSLLEEQRNNPAIVNNVNYCSVRNLADEGGLAGTTGRSHSADSYIQHTQGKNFHRGQIYRVTNDIYSAGFSDCYIKILEAYQAKAYIIVAIFQGEKLWGLLAAYQNSQPRQWKDSEVRLMVQVATLSSITIQQVQYQQQLYHRSEESAKLVERERTVFGIIEKIGQATDLRTLFRTATQELRRFLKCDRVVVYQFHPDWSGEVIAESVGAGWSSLVEMQEQDGILKTGLISSERCNIKDYGSPVKADADTYLKETQGGMYAKGTRFRKVNDISAAGFSSCYLESLEKFQAKAYIIVPVFRAGNLWGLLAAYQNSEVRQWTEEEAGALLQIAEPLSIALQQAEYIEQLRLKNLEMTQVAEVENAIARMADRMRNSQQLETIYRTTLAELRQLFKCDRLAIYRFNSDWSGEFIAESVGSDWVPLVGPDIKTVWEDEHLQQTQGGRYRNNETLAVNDIYTVGYAQCHIDLLEQFQVKAYTIAPIFAGNKLWGLLGAYQNSGPRQWNSEEVRLLTKLGIQLGLSVQQVEYIEQLKMKNAELARTAEEEQVLTAMVEKIRQAQDMDTIFLNVLPSLRKQLQCDRLAVFRFHPDWSVEFVAESVKDKWLSLADSDIKTIWMDEHLQETQGGRYRNHETFVVNDIYTVGHVQCYLEILEKIQAKAYAIAPIFIGNKLWGFIGAYQNTGPREWKSKDVQLLRKVAVQMGIGLQQVKYIEQLKNKNAELARTAEGERALTRLSEKIRQVQELDTIFRNALPELRSHLECDRLAVYRFNPDWGGEFIAESVSREWVALVGPEIRTIWEDEHLQQTQGGRYRNNETFVINDVYTAGHAQCHLKILEQFQIRAYIITPIIAGNKLWGLLGAYQNSGSRQWQENEVNLVAKIGTQFGVAVQQSQYLQQTLSKNEELIKLAEREVANARFSYRLPSRLTEMAQSHGNVLEFIQFATHELRQLLKVDRVGVYRFEPDWSGEFVVESVTGDWPKLVGTSLAKVRDTYLQYNQGGRYVRKESLRVDNIYSVGHDECHIQLLEMWGTKAYMISPIFQENRLWGLMGVYQNSASRQWEQSEEDVLNQASVQIGIALNLADYLTQVRTQEQQLAEAAERERTAREKLQQGAIRVLMALEPSFRGDLTVRAPLSEDEIGTIADGYNTTIQSLRDLVRQVQIAAGRVSETSSDNTISVVKLSDQAQQQAERLEHALEQLQMMVTSTQIVAADAQKVGQAVQRANNTVQAGDSLMERTVDGILEIRETVSETAKKIKRLGEASQKISKVVSLIENFATQTNLLALNAAIEATRAGEYGKGFAVVADEVRSLAYQSASATTEIERLVQEIQAGTNEVTEAMEIGISQVVQGSNLIDETRHSLSAIVVATNEIGGLVQGITQAVSHQSQQSQMLTEAMMDVSAIARKTSESAIHISESFEELRMTSQQLETSVSQFKVD; encoded by the coding sequence ATGGTAATGCATACACCCAGCCAACCTCGCTCAAATTCCAGCAACGGTTATAAGGAAACCGATAACGGGCATACCGTTGATGTACCAGCAAAACAGCAAATCACCTCCGCTCTAGAAGAATTGCGAAATGAACTGGATCAAGCTGATTGGGTGGAAACAGGGCCGTTGCGAGAGAGAATCCGCAAGTTAAAAGAACTGCTAAGTGCGTTGCCATATCAAGAGGGAGGAGATGGATTAGAGGTAGAGCAAGTACAGGCGATCGCTAGCAAAATCCGCCAATTTTCCGATCTAGATACTTTGCTCGCCACTGTTGTCATAGAGGTACAAAGCGCACTGCAAGCCGATCGCGTGGTGCTGTATGAATTTACGAATCCGACGCTGGGGATAGTTGTTGCGGAAGGGATGAGGGACGGCTTTACCCCAATGCTGAAGGAAAAACTGCCCGCCGTCACTTTTGGGTTGGGTTCTGCCAAGCTTTATCAACAAGAAAAATTAGCTGCGATCGCAGATACCTACACTGCAAGCTTGTCCCCTTACCAAAAGCAGCTCGTGGATCGGTTTCAAATAAGAGCTTGTGTGAGTTTGCCGATTTTAGCAAAAGATGGGGTTTGGGGTTTGTTGGTAGTGCAGCAATGCACTGCTGCTCGCCAGTGGCAAAATGCTGAAATTCAGTTACTAAAATTAATCGAGCAGGAATTAGAAGCGCAACTGCAAGTTGCTGCGATTCAAGCTACATTGCAACAAGAAGTGGAAAAAGACCAAATTCTGGTCGGTGTAGCGAATAAAATTCTCCAGTCCAAAGATGCGGATACCATCTTTCGCGTTGCCACCCAAGAAGTGCGACAGTCGCTAAAATGCGATCGCGTCGCAATCTATCGTTTCCAGCCAGATTGGAGTGGGGAATTTGTAGCTGAATCTGTTGGATCTGAGTGGGTTTCTCTATTAGAAGAACAGCGAAACAACCCAGCAATTGTCAATAACGTTAACTATTGCAGTGTTAGGAACCTTGCAGACGAAGGCGGATTGGCTGGGACAACAGGGCGATCGCACAGTGCAGATAGCTACATTCAGCATACCCAAGGCAAAAATTTCCATCGCGGACAGATTTATCGAGTCACTAATGATATCTATAGTGCTGGTTTTTCTGACTGCTATATCAAAATTTTAGAAGCTTATCAAGCCAAAGCATACATTATTGTTGCCATCTTCCAGGGAGAAAAGTTGTGGGGCTTGCTCGCTGCCTATCAAAATTCTCAGCCTCGTCAGTGGAAAGATAGTGAAGTTCGCCTAATGGTACAGGTTGCAACTCTGTCTAGTATTACTATTCAACAGGTGCAATATCAGCAACAACTTTATCACCGCTCTGAGGAGTCAGCCAAACTTGTTGAACGAGAACGTACTGTTTTCGGCATTATTGAAAAGATTGGGCAAGCAACGGATCTTCGCACCCTTTTCCGCACTGCAACCCAAGAGTTGCGGCGATTTTTAAAATGCGATCGCGTTGTCGTTTATCAATTTCATCCAGACTGGAGTGGAGAAGTTATCGCTGAATCTGTGGGTGCTGGTTGGTCGTCACTGGTGGAGATGCAGGAACAAGACGGCATTTTAAAAACAGGTCTGATATCTTCAGAACGTTGCAATATTAAGGATTATGGCTCCCCTGTTAAAGCTGATGCCGATACCTATCTGAAGGAAACGCAGGGTGGAATGTACGCCAAAGGAACGCGCTTCCGTAAAGTCAACGATATTTCTGCTGCTGGTTTTTCATCTTGCTATTTAGAATCATTAGAGAAGTTCCAAGCCAAAGCATACATCATTGTTCCCGTCTTCCGCGCTGGTAATCTTTGGGGTTTGTTAGCAGCCTATCAGAATTCTGAGGTTCGGCAATGGACTGAAGAAGAGGCAGGTGCTTTGTTGCAGATCGCCGAACCGTTAAGCATTGCCCTCCAGCAAGCTGAATATATCGAACAGCTACGGTTAAAAAATCTAGAAATGACCCAAGTAGCTGAAGTAGAAAACGCGATCGCACGCATGGCAGATCGAATGCGTAATTCCCAACAGCTAGAAACGATTTACCGCACTACCTTGGCAGAATTGCGGCAGTTGTTCAAATGCGATCGCCTTGCAATATATCGCTTCAACTCTGACTGGAGTGGTGAATTTATTGCTGAATCTGTAGGAAGTGACTGGGTGCCTCTGGTTGGTCCCGATATCAAGACCGTATGGGAAGACGAACACCTACAGCAAACCCAGGGCGGACGCTATCGCAACAATGAAACCTTAGCCGTCAATGACATCTATACTGTTGGTTATGCCCAGTGCCACATTGACCTGTTAGAGCAATTCCAGGTTAAAGCCTACACCATCGCCCCCATTTTTGCTGGCAACAAACTTTGGGGTTTGTTAGGAGCTTACCAAAACAGCGGCCCGCGCCAGTGGAATTCCGAGGAAGTGCGATTGCTGACCAAATTGGGCATTCAGTTGGGGTTAAGCGTGCAGCAAGTTGAGTACATCGAACAGCTGAAGATGAAGAATGCAGAGTTGGCGCGGACAGCAGAAGAAGAACAAGTGCTGACAGCGATGGTGGAAAAAATCCGTCAAGCACAGGATATGGACACAATTTTCCTGAATGTACTGCCAAGTTTACGCAAACAACTACAGTGCGATCGCCTAGCAGTATTTCGCTTTCATCCCGACTGGAGTGTGGAGTTTGTTGCCGAATCCGTAAAAGATAAATGGTTGTCTTTAGCTGATTCCGACATCAAAACGATTTGGATGGACGAACATTTACAAGAAACTCAGGGCGGACGCTATCGCAATCATGAAACCTTTGTTGTCAATGATATCTACACTGTCGGTCACGTTCAATGCTACCTAGAGATATTAGAAAAAATCCAGGCTAAGGCTTACGCGATCGCTCCGATCTTTATTGGAAACAAACTCTGGGGCTTTATCGGAGCATACCAAAATACTGGCCCTCGCGAGTGGAAATCCAAGGATGTGCAACTGTTGCGAAAAGTAGCTGTGCAAATGGGTATAGGCTTGCAACAGGTTAAGTATATCGAACAGCTCAAGAATAAGAATGCAGAGTTAGCCAGAACCGCAGAAGGGGAACGAGCATTAACACGGCTGTCAGAAAAAATTCGCCAAGTTCAAGAGCTAGATACAATTTTCCGCAATGCCCTACCAGAATTGCGATCGCATTTGGAATGCGATCGCCTAGCCGTATATCGCTTCAATCCAGATTGGGGTGGGGAGTTTATTGCCGAATCCGTAAGTCGTGAATGGGTGGCTTTGGTTGGTCCCGAGATCAGGACTATATGGGAAGACGAACACCTACAACAAACCCAAGGTGGACGCTATCGCAACAACGAGACGTTTGTGATTAATGACGTTTACACTGCTGGCCATGCCCAGTGCCACTTGAAAATTCTCGAGCAATTTCAGATTAGAGCCTATATCATCACCCCGATTATTGCCGGAAACAAGCTCTGGGGTTTGTTAGGAGCATATCAGAATAGCGGGTCGCGGCAATGGCAAGAGAATGAAGTCAACTTGGTAGCGAAAATCGGCACGCAGTTTGGGGTTGCCGTCCAACAATCGCAATACTTACAACAAACCTTAAGCAAGAATGAGGAACTGATCAAACTGGCAGAACGGGAAGTAGCAAACGCCCGATTTTCCTATCGCCTGCCAAGTCGGTTAACAGAGATGGCCCAAAGTCATGGTAATGTTCTGGAATTTATCCAGTTTGCCACCCACGAACTTCGTCAACTGCTGAAAGTAGATCGAGTTGGAGTTTACCGGTTTGAGCCTGATTGGTCTGGAGAATTTGTCGTTGAGTCTGTGACTGGGGATTGGCCTAAGCTGGTGGGAACTAGCCTTGCCAAAGTTAGAGATACCTATCTCCAGTACAACCAAGGAGGGCGTTATGTCCGCAAAGAAAGTTTGCGGGTTGACAATATATATAGTGTCGGCCATGACGAATGTCACATCCAATTGTTAGAGATGTGGGGAACTAAAGCCTACATGATTTCTCCGATTTTTCAAGAAAATCGGCTATGGGGGCTGATGGGAGTTTATCAAAATAGCGCATCGCGCCAGTGGGAGCAATCCGAGGAGGATGTTCTCAACCAAGCCAGCGTCCAGATTGGTATTGCCCTCAATCTTGCAGACTACCTAACACAGGTGCGTACTCAAGAGCAGCAACTAGCAGAAGCAGCAGAGCGCGAACGCACCGCCCGCGAAAAACTCCAACAAGGAGCTATACGCGTTCTCATGGCTTTGGAACCATCCTTCAGAGGCGATCTGACCGTTCGAGCGCCCCTATCTGAAGATGAAATTGGGACGATCGCCGATGGTTACAACACTACGATCCAAAGTTTGCGAGATTTAGTGCGACAAGTGCAGATTGCTGCTGGCAGGGTGAGTGAAACTTCTAGCGATAACACGATCTCAGTAGTGAAACTATCTGACCAAGCTCAACAGCAGGCAGAACGGCTCGAACACGCTCTAGAACAATTACAAATGATGGTAACTTCCACCCAGATAGTCGCTGCTGATGCCCAAAAAGTAGGACAGGCGGTGCAAAGAGCTAATAACACCGTCCAAGCTGGCGATTCCCTGATGGAAAGAACCGTAGATGGCATTTTGGAGATTCGGGAAACCGTGTCGGAAACAGCGAAGAAGATTAAACGCCTCGGTGAAGCTTCTCAGAAAATCTCGAAAGTAGTCAGTCTGATTGAAAACTTTGCCACTCAAACTAATTTGCTGGCACTCAATGCTGCGATCGAGGCTACCCGTGCCGGAGAGTATGGCAAAGGCTTTGCGGTGGTTGCAGATGAAGTTCGTTCCCTGGCTTATCAGTCGGCTAGTGCCACCACAGAAATTGAGCGACTCGTGCAAGAAATTCAAGCTGGTACCAACGAAGTTACCGAAGCAATGGAAATAGGGATTAGCCAAGTTGTCCAAGGCTCGAACTTGATCGATGAAACTCGTCATTCCCTGAGTGCGATCGTGGTAGCTACCAACGAAATTGGTGGACTGGTACAAGGAATTACCCAAGCAGTTTCCCATCAAAGTCAGCAATCTCAGATGTTGACAGAGGCGATGATGGATGTTTCGGCGATCGCCCGCAAGACTTCAGAAAGTGCCATCCACATTTCCGAGTCTTTTGAGGAACTACGGATGACTTCACAACAACTGGAAACCAGCGTTAGCCAGTTCAAAGTTGATTAA
- a CDS encoding hybrid sensor histidine kinase/response regulator — translation MNPDPSNQEQAFLAEAAELLQTIEQNLIGLLDEKTIEKVHALMRSAHTIKGSAASVGQETIQTIAHHLEDVFQALYAPELEIDPELGALLLDAYECLRTPLSAALMGLSCNEAEILDRTASIFAQLQHKLGDFFGREAPLPSSEELGFDVVESIFSGSVPQDLQQLETDIQSQDPQQIQTTLNSQAEFFVELAASYGLSGLEEIAQATLNALKAHPDKVLQIAQAALENFKAAQTAVLAGDRTQGGEISPQLREWAGLITPVPEPQQPVAIAAPPTPTTTTENQPSPLLSASEAESIWSFFPKRTDNSVPKTPEVLAPISQDSVVAPSAIDRILQSIWIGDPQTSCRYSDSDRPASPPPAPSLQAQSSASLPSIRVAIEQLDRLSHTIGELLISENQQNLQSNHIHKAAQDTLLQFLYCQQQLSKVFTWSDRHLLLPERKQRHIHGSPRVISATEAQSNFDALEMDNYSELHILLQNLTEDMVQLGEHIEAVNGLVQQSRFSLGKRKQLLSGAQEDLLQARMVPLGTVLNRLPRLLQQMVATYHKPVELKLGGTKVLVDKAISEQLYDPLLHMIRNAFDHGIEPVETRREKGKPETGTITIKAYHQGNRTTIEVRDDGRGFNWESIRQRAIEKHLLTPEQAAYASEDQLAELLFEPGFSTAKQVGELSGRGIGLDVVRTQLQALQGSIVVRSLSGQGTTFMLQLPLSLTTARLLVCQSQGITYGLLSEGVSQVLLPQPEQIQVQQSLHGQGSQKFWQWGEGQNQQLVPIRSLANLLDYKYPLFTQDHNLNLSPFPVKQRNTIEPLLLLQTEYQYLCLQVDQILVEQELVIKSLGRVLTLPSYIQGYSVLGNGSLTLIVDPLELVRQTWETDMMPTSPASSLAILPAPEPVLALEAQQSATITQPQQQPMEVNTAVAQPNRLTVLVVEDSVVQRQSLVQTLQKADYQVLQAGDGREAVAQLVQHSDVDLVICDIEMPRMNGFEFLEHHRQDERLSGIPVVMLTTRSGQKHRQLALALGAKAYMTKPYSEQSFLAAIAELVHSP, via the coding sequence ATGAACCCCGATCCCAGTAATCAAGAGCAGGCTTTTCTTGCTGAAGCGGCAGAGTTGTTGCAAACCATTGAGCAGAATCTGATCGGTTTGCTTGATGAAAAAACAATAGAAAAAGTTCATGCCTTGATGCGAAGCGCCCATACTATCAAAGGGAGTGCTGCCAGTGTTGGGCAAGAAACTATTCAGACAATTGCCCATCATTTGGAAGATGTATTCCAAGCGTTATACGCTCCAGAACTGGAAATCGATCCAGAATTGGGTGCTTTGCTTCTAGATGCTTATGAGTGCCTGCGAACTCCATTGAGTGCAGCCTTGATGGGCTTATCCTGCAATGAGGCAGAAATACTCGATCGCACTGCTTCCATCTTCGCCCAACTTCAACATAAACTAGGCGACTTTTTTGGTCGTGAGGCTCCGCTTCCCAGTTCGGAAGAACTTGGCTTCGATGTCGTAGAGTCAATCTTTTCCGGGAGTGTACCCCAGGATTTGCAACAACTGGAAACTGACATCCAAAGCCAAGATCCGCAACAAATTCAAACAACACTCAACTCCCAAGCAGAATTTTTTGTTGAACTAGCAGCATCTTATGGCTTATCTGGATTAGAAGAAATTGCCCAGGCGACCCTAAACGCGCTCAAAGCACATCCAGACAAAGTATTGCAAATCGCTCAGGCGGCTTTAGAAAATTTTAAAGCAGCTCAAACAGCAGTACTTGCAGGCGATCGCACTCAAGGGGGTGAGATATCTCCACAATTGCGAGAATGGGCAGGGCTAATTACTCCTGTCCCAGAACCGCAACAGCCAGTTGCGATCGCAGCCCCACCAACACCAACGACTACAACTGAGAATCAGCCATCCCCCCTCCTCAGTGCCAGCGAAGCAGAATCAATTTGGTCGTTTTTCCCGAAGCGGACTGATAACTCCGTACCAAAAACACCGGAGGTACTGGCACCTATTTCTCAGGATTCGGTAGTAGCCCCCTCTGCCATAGATCGGATTTTACAGTCAATCTGGATCGGAGATCCACAGACATCCTGCCGATACTCAGACTCAGATCGGCCAGCCTCTCCACCACCAGCGCCAAGCCTCCAGGCTCAGTCATCGGCATCACTTCCCAGTATCCGAGTCGCGATAGAACAACTCGATCGCCTCAGCCATACAATTGGGGAATTGCTAATCAGCGAAAACCAACAAAACCTGCAATCTAACCACATCCACAAAGCAGCCCAAGACACTCTACTACAGTTTTTGTACTGTCAACAACAACTTAGTAAAGTTTTTACTTGGTCGGATCGACATCTGTTGCTTCCCGAACGCAAGCAGCGACATATACATGGATCTCCACGAGTTATCTCTGCTACCGAGGCACAATCCAATTTTGATGCCTTAGAAATGGATAACTATAGCGAGTTGCACATTCTCCTGCAAAATCTTACAGAAGACATGGTGCAATTAGGAGAACATATTGAGGCTGTTAATGGCTTAGTTCAGCAATCTCGCTTCAGTCTCGGAAAGCGCAAGCAACTGCTTTCAGGAGCGCAGGAAGATTTGCTGCAAGCCAGAATGGTTCCACTGGGAACAGTGTTGAATCGATTACCCCGCCTCTTGCAACAGATGGTAGCAACTTATCATAAGCCTGTTGAACTCAAGCTTGGCGGAACGAAGGTACTGGTGGATAAAGCCATTTCTGAGCAGCTATACGATCCCTTGCTGCACATGATTCGCAATGCTTTCGATCACGGCATTGAACCGGTAGAAACCCGCCGCGAGAAGGGTAAACCAGAAACCGGAACAATTACAATTAAAGCTTATCATCAAGGCAACCGCACTACTATTGAGGTACGGGATGATGGTCGAGGCTTTAACTGGGAATCCATTCGTCAGCGAGCTATAGAAAAACACCTGCTGACTCCCGAACAAGCCGCCTACGCCTCAGAAGACCAACTAGCAGAGTTATTATTTGAACCAGGCTTTTCTACCGCCAAGCAGGTTGGTGAGTTATCTGGTCGTGGTATCGGCTTAGATGTGGTTCGCACTCAATTGCAAGCTTTACAAGGTTCGATTGTGGTGCGATCGCTTTCAGGGCAGGGAACCACCTTCATGCTGCAATTGCCCCTGAGCTTGACAACAGCACGCTTGCTCGTTTGTCAATCTCAAGGTATTACTTATGGCTTGCTGTCTGAAGGAGTTAGCCAGGTTTTATTACCGCAGCCAGAGCAGATTCAAGTCCAGCAATCTTTACACGGGCAAGGCAGCCAAAAATTCTGGCAGTGGGGAGAAGGGCAAAATCAGCAACTAGTTCCCATCCGCTCGCTTGCCAATTTGCTGGATTACAAATATCCTTTATTCACCCAAGACCACAATTTAAACCTAAGTCCTTTTCCAGTCAAACAACGAAACACCATCGAACCTCTGCTGCTGTTGCAAACAGAGTATCAATACCTGTGTTTGCAAGTCGATCAGATTTTAGTCGAGCAGGAATTAGTAATTAAATCCCTCGGCAGAGTCTTGACTTTACCTAGTTACATCCAAGGCTACAGCGTGTTGGGCAATGGTAGTCTGACCCTAATCGTTGACCCGTTGGAGTTAGTTCGGCAAACTTGGGAGACAGATATGATGCCGACTTCCCCGGCATCAAGTCTTGCAATATTGCCCGCGCCTGAGCCTGTTCTTGCTCTAGAGGCGCAGCAATCCGCAACTATAACGCAACCGCAACAACAGCCGATGGAAGTCAATACAGCCGTTGCTCAACCTAACCGACTGACAGTGTTAGTCGTGGAAGATTCGGTTGTACAAAGGCAAAGTTTGGTGCAGACGCTCCAAAAAGCCGACTATCAAGTGTTGCAAGCAGGCGATGGTCGAGAGGCGGTCGCTCAATTGGTGCAACACAGTGATGTCGATTTAGTGATTTGTGACATTGAAATGCCGCGTATGAATGGATTTGAGTTTTTAGAACACCATCGCCAAGACGAGCGTTTGTCCGGGATTCCTGTGGTGATGCTGACTACTCGTAGCGGACAGAAGCACCGCCAATTAGCTTTAGCTCTAGGGGCGAAAGCTTACATGACCAAACCCTATTCAGAACAGAGCTTCCTGGCCGCGATCGCTGAACTGGTTCATAGCCCTTAG
- a CDS encoding chemotaxis protein CheW: MLNTPFPFKRLSGAVSERDSLRVVVFAIADYLFALPVGAVLKVMACPPISSTVESGIGMVDLGAQTIAIVDLRQKFIQQVQGQQAHQVPSAVDTSGRFLLLTQTRTGEICGIPVDKPPALIDIPLEAVRPVPWSYRQVAELSCVSHMAVLPVAPNEESLKVLLFGMSQILADKLGLPGTTPTLPPGQTSGEQRQRFLRFSLGNQGSGLLPFDLIQDIIHLASQEISPAPALPSWILGFYNWQGQMLRLVDLEHLLGYAPLLKRQSRPEKPMVLVIELQNQVIGFLVAHVYDVEWQDLQQAQSAPTDFSPNKLLNFVRGILPGDRWILDTRAIAQTLQWQTH; the protein is encoded by the coding sequence ATGCTTAACACTCCCTTTCCGTTTAAGCGATTATCTGGCGCTGTGAGCGAACGTGACTCATTACGAGTCGTTGTTTTTGCGATCGCAGACTATTTATTTGCCCTGCCAGTTGGTGCAGTTCTCAAGGTGATGGCTTGTCCCCCTATTAGTAGTACGGTTGAAAGTGGTATCGGGATGGTTGACTTGGGAGCGCAAACGATCGCAATTGTGGACTTGCGCCAGAAGTTCATTCAGCAAGTACAAGGCCAACAGGCGCATCAAGTTCCCTCTGCGGTTGACACTTCAGGGCGCTTCCTACTTCTGACTCAAACGCGGACTGGGGAAATTTGTGGCATTCCTGTGGACAAGCCCCCTGCATTAATCGATATTCCTTTAGAAGCAGTGCGTCCGGTGCCGTGGTCTTATCGGCAAGTAGCGGAGTTAAGCTGTGTTAGCCACATGGCTGTTTTGCCTGTAGCACCAAACGAGGAATCACTCAAAGTACTTCTTTTTGGTATGAGCCAGATATTGGCTGATAAGTTGGGGTTGCCCGGAACAACCCCAACCTTGCCTCCTGGGCAGACATCAGGCGAACAACGGCAAAGATTTCTGCGTTTTTCCTTGGGGAATCAAGGAAGTGGATTGCTACCATTTGACTTAATACAGGATATTATTCATCTCGCTAGCCAAGAAATTTCCCCAGCCCCGGCCTTACCAAGTTGGATTTTAGGTTTCTATAATTGGCAAGGACAGATGCTGCGGCTGGTTGACTTGGAACATTTGCTTGGTTATGCGCCGCTTTTGAAGCGGCAGTCACGACCAGAAAAGCCAATGGTTCTGGTTATCGAACTGCAAAATCAGGTAATCGGGTTTTTGGTGGCTCATGTCTACGATGTAGAGTGGCAGGATTTACAGCAAGCACAATCGGCACCAACCGACTTTTCCCCAAACAAACTGCTAAATTTTGTTCGAGGTATTCTGCCAGGCGATCGCTGGATTTTAGACACCAGAGCGATCGCCCAGACATTGCAATGGCAAACCCACTGA